The proteins below are encoded in one region of Bacillota bacterium:
- a CDS encoding DEAD/DEAH box helicase, which translates to MPRTRANITAWKVLPSRPGRYAPFPPSLPPVLRQALEQKGIGQLYSHQARALEAARQGHHVAVVTPAASGKTLCYNLPVLSTLLEDPEARALYLFPTKALAQDQLAELHDLVGLLGRDIRTYTYDGDTPTSARQAIRTAGHIVVTNPDMLHTGILPHHTKWLKLFSNLRFVVIDEMHQFRGVFGSHLANVIRRLKRISAFYGARPQFILCSATIANPEELARHLIEDEVVLVDDNGAPAGEKHFIFYNPPLVNRELGIRRSSLLEGVSWARMLLDHGIQTITFARARLAVEVLLRYLRERAPGRDAVQGYRGGYLPLERRRIERGLREGQVRAVVSTNALELGIDIGQLEACVMVGYPGTVASTWQQAGRAGRRAGLSLAVLVASSNPLDQYIVNHPEYFFRQSPEHGLINPDNLYILMSHLKCAAFELPFAAGEQFGVPTTADMLAFLQEEGVLHRQGDRYFWVADAFPAEGISLRSAAAENFVVVDQTGSSPRVIGEVDAFSAPMLLHEEAIYMHGGEQFQVEKLDYPNKKAYVRRVEVDYYTDASLAVEVKVLEEWRSGAAPATRGVGQVLVRALATMFKKIKLHTHENVGSGPIHLPEQELPTTAYWVSLAPEITADLPPPQLEAGLAGIAHLLAHVAPLFLLCDRRDLGSATHVRSPHTDLPTIYLYDAYPGGVGLAEKLYDLHEQLLGAALAALRDCPCRDGCPSCVGPAAQTGQDARATARLLLERALDRSGGE; encoded by the coding sequence ATGCCCCGCACCCGGGCCAACATCACTGCCTGGAAGGTGCTACCCTCGCGGCCGGGGCGCTATGCTCCTTTTCCACCCTCCTTGCCCCCGGTCCTGCGCCAGGCTCTGGAACAGAAGGGTATCGGGCAGCTTTACTCCCACCAGGCCCGCGCCCTGGAGGCGGCCCGGCAGGGGCACCACGTGGCCGTGGTCACCCCGGCTGCCTCGGGGAAAACCCTCTGCTATAACCTGCCCGTCCTCAGCACCCTCTTGGAAGATCCCGAAGCCCGTGCCCTGTACCTGTTCCCCACCAAGGCCCTGGCCCAGGACCAGCTGGCCGAACTCCACGACCTGGTGGGCCTCCTGGGCCGGGACATCCGCACGTACACGTACGACGGCGACACCCCCACCTCGGCCCGCCAGGCCATCCGCACGGCGGGTCACATTGTGGTGACCAACCCCGACATGCTCCACACCGGCATCCTCCCCCACCACACCAAGTGGCTCAAGCTGTTCTCCAACCTGCGCTTCGTGGTCATCGACGAGATGCACCAGTTCCGGGGCGTGTTCGGGAGCCACCTGGCCAACGTCATCCGGCGCCTGAAGCGCATCTCGGCGTTCTACGGTGCCCGTCCCCAGTTCATCCTGTGCTCGGCCACCATCGCCAACCCGGAGGAACTGGCCCGGCACCTCATCGAAGACGAGGTGGTGCTGGTGGACGACAACGGCGCCCCCGCGGGCGAAAAGCACTTCATCTTCTACAACCCGCCCCTGGTGAACCGGGAGCTGGGCATCAGGCGTTCTTCCCTCCTGGAAGGCGTCTCCTGGGCCAGGATGCTGCTGGACCATGGTATCCAGACCATCACCTTCGCCCGCGCCCGCCTGGCGGTGGAGGTGCTGCTCCGCTACCTGCGCGAGCGTGCCCCCGGTCGCGACGCCGTCCAGGGCTACCGGGGCGGCTACCTCCCCCTGGAAAGAAGGCGCATCGAGCGGGGTCTGCGCGAGGGACAGGTGCGGGCGGTGGTATCCACCAACGCCCTGGAGCTGGGCATCGACATCGGACAGCTGGAGGCCTGCGTCATGGTGGGGTACCCCGGCACGGTGGCCAGCACCTGGCAGCAGGCAGGGCGCGCGGGCCGCCGCGCCGGGCTGTCCCTGGCCGTGCTGGTGGCTTCCTCCAACCCCCTCGATCAGTACATAGTGAACCATCCCGAATACTTCTTCCGCCAGTCCCCCGAGCACGGCCTCATCAACCCCGACAACCTGTACATCCTCATGTCCCACCTCAAGTGCGCCGCCTTCGAGCTCCCCTTCGCCGCCGGGGAGCAGTTCGGCGTGCCCACCACGGCGGACATGCTGGCCTTCCTGCAGGAGGAGGGCGTCCTGCACCGGCAGGGAGACCGCTACTTCTGGGTGGCAGACGCCTTCCCCGCCGAGGGAATCAGCCTGCGTTCGGCGGCTGCGGAGAACTTCGTGGTGGTGGACCAGACCGGGTCTTCTCCGCGGGTGATCGGCGAGGTGGACGCCTTCTCCGCCCCCATGCTCCTCCACGAAGAGGCCATCTACATGCACGGGGGCGAACAGTTCCAGGTGGAGAAGCTCGACTACCCCAACAAGAAGGCCTACGTGCGCCGGGTGGAGGTGGACTACTACACCGACGCCAGCCTGGCGGTGGAGGTGAAGGTCCTGGAGGAGTGGCGCTCCGGGGCGGCCCCGGCCACCCGGGGCGTGGGCCAGGTGCTGGTGAGGGCGCTGGCCACCATGTTCAAGAAGATCAAGCTGCACACCCACGAAAACGTAGGCTCGGGCCCCATCCACCTCCCCGAGCAGGAGCTGCCCACCACCGCCTACTGGGTGAGCCTGGCCCCCGAGATCACCGCCGACCTACCCCCGCCCCAGCTGGAGGCGGGGCTGGCTGGCATCGCCCACCTGCTGGCCCACGTGGCGCCCCTCTTCCTGCTGTGCGACCGCCGCGACCTGGGCAGTGCCACCCACGTGCGCTCGCCCCACACCGATCTCCCCACCATCTACCTGTACGACGCCTATCCCGGCGGCGTGGGTCTGGCGGAGAAGCTGTACGACCTGCACGAGCAACTCCTGGGCGCGGCCCTGGCGGCCCTGCGCGACTGCCCCTGCCGGGACGGATGCCCCTCCTGCGTGGGCCCTGCCGCCCAGACCGGGCAGGACGCCCGCGCCACCGCCCGCCTGCTGCTGGAACGCGCCCTCGACCGCTCCGGAGGCGAGTGA
- the bshB1 gene encoding bacillithiol biosynthesis deacetylase BshB1: protein MSPSEPRDTGPGTGSAPGEVLTLLAVAPGEALDLLAIAPHPDDAEIGAGATLALHAARGHRVGVLDLTRGELGTNGTPEERLREAGEAARVLGLAWRGNLGLPDRGLAVHPGAVAQLARTIRRLRPRVVLLPSPTDGHPDHRTATALAREAVMSAGLPKWDPETLAHRVERVLYYFVDPPVHPSLLVDGSGYLEVKMRALRCHASQFLPGPGRMPTVLNDGHYLARVEHQARYLGASCGRQDAEAFSTPAPPVLSNLVTWTLLSG from the coding sequence ATGTCACCAAGCGAGCCCCGTGACACCGGCCCAGGCACCGGGAGTGCTCCCGGGGAGGTCCTCACCCTCCTCGCCGTTGCTCCCGGGGAGGCCCTGGATCTCCTCGCCATCGCACCCCACCCCGACGACGCCGAGATCGGGGCGGGCGCCACCCTGGCCCTGCATGCCGCCCGCGGGCACCGGGTGGGGGTCCTCGACCTCACCCGGGGCGAGCTGGGCACCAACGGCACCCCGGAGGAGCGGTTGCGGGAAGCCGGGGAGGCCGCCAGGGTACTCGGGCTGGCCTGGCGGGGGAACCTGGGGTTGCCCGACCGCGGCCTGGCGGTCCATCCGGGTGCGGTAGCACAGCTGGCCCGAACCATACGGCGTCTGCGTCCCCGGGTGGTGCTGCTGCCGTCTCCCACGGATGGCCACCCCGACCACCGCACGGCCACCGCCCTCGCCAGGGAGGCCGTCATGTCCGCGGGCCTGCCCAAATGGGACCCGGAGACGCTGGCTCATCGGGTGGAACGGGTCCTTTACTATTTCGTCGACCCGCCGGTGCATCCTTCCCTGCTGGTAGATGGGTCCGGTTACCTGGAAGTCAAGATGCGAGCCCTGCGCTGTCATGCCAGCCAGTTCCTGCCCGGACCAGGCCGAATGCCCACGGTCCTGAATGACGGGCACTACCTGGCCCGGGTGGAGCACCAGGCCCGCTACCTGGGTGCCTCCTGCGGTCGCCAGGACGCGGAAGCATTTTCCACGCCGGCACCGCCCGTATTGTCGAATCTCGTGACCTGGACGCTGCTGTCTGGTTAA
- a CDS encoding glycosyl hydrolase family 18 protein, whose product MDRRWKIGIGGLIALLVAVALYSAITPRALRRPVPFEVVGYVHDPASGLASARAHPDRLTALSPLWYSVGPDGGLVDARPDPALRELARAQGISLVVLINNQKVGDNSQALRSDASRRRMVKEITDLVTREGYQGVNLDFQQIKPEVRDELTAVVRDLARSLHARGKILALSLIPPVDVPPEVTGVYDYRALGQAADYVVVFGYDRHNPSTDPGPIAPREWVEANIKKVVSLVPARKVVLGVGVYGYDWALPRLTTRDVTPLAVPDARELARRHGVQPRVQPGGQATFTYVKDGRSHEVWFQDATNLKDKLDLARRYNLRGVAIWRLGFEEPAHWAQLPRRR is encoded by the coding sequence TTGGACCGCAGGTGGAAGATCGGCATAGGGGGACTGATAGCCCTATTGGTGGCGGTGGCCCTGTACAGCGCCATCACCCCCCGGGCCTTACGGCGCCCGGTGCCCTTTGAGGTGGTGGGTTACGTTCACGACCCCGCCAGCGGGCTGGCCAGCGCCCGTGCGCATCCCGATCGGCTGACGGCCCTTTCTCCCCTCTGGTATTCGGTGGGTCCTGACGGGGGGCTGGTCGATGCCCGGCCCGACCCCGCCCTGCGGGAGCTGGCCCGGGCTCAGGGCATCTCTCTGGTGGTCCTCATCAACAACCAGAAGGTGGGGGACAACTCCCAGGCCCTGCGCAGCGATGCCAGCCGCCGGCGCATGGTGAAGGAGATCACCGACCTGGTGACCAGGGAAGGATACCAGGGTGTCAACCTCGACTTTCAGCAGATTAAACCCGAAGTGAGAGACGAGCTGACCGCCGTGGTCCGGGACCTTGCCCGCAGCCTGCATGCCAGGGGGAAGATCCTGGCCCTGTCCCTGATCCCGCCCGTGGATGTTCCTCCCGAGGTCACCGGCGTGTATGATTACCGCGCCCTGGGTCAGGCGGCCGACTACGTGGTGGTGTTCGGATACGACCGGCACAATCCCTCCACCGATCCTGGCCCCATCGCCCCGCGGGAGTGGGTGGAGGCCAACATCAAGAAAGTCGTGAGCCTGGTGCCGGCCCGCAAGGTAGTGCTGGGAGTGGGGGTATACGGGTACGACTGGGCCCTGCCGCGCTTGACCACCAGGGACGTGACCCCGCTGGCGGTGCCGGATGCCCGCGAACTGGCGCGCCGGCACGGAGTGCAACCCCGGGTGCAGCCCGGAGGCCAGGCGACGTTCACCTACGTCAAGGACGGGCGCAGTCACGAGGTGTGGTTCCAGGATGCTACCAACCTGAAGGATAAGCTGGATCTGGCCCGCCGCTACAACCTCCGGGGTGTGGCCATCTGGCGCCTGGGGTTCGAGGAACCCGCCCACTGGGCCCAGTTGCCCCGGCGGCGCTAG
- the rimO gene encoding 30S ribosomal protein S12 methylthiotransferase RimO has protein sequence MDESQGRLRVCVVSLGCAKNLVDSESMVALLEKAGFTLVTDPGRADAVVVNTCGFIAPAREESLSVIRDLRRNGPGRVLVAAGCLAQRASADLVGEAVDAVVGTGELERLPEVLERCLRARAAADGVGAAAATGAAVVASTSGVAAGGVWVGRPEVPLGLPRRLSTGATAYLKIAEGCDRRCTFCIIPRLRGRYRSRPVEDLVKETRDLVERGACELVLVAEDTSRYGRDIYGRAALPRLLEELAEVEGVAWIRVLYAYPSGFPLEVARLMSPGGKVMPYLDLPLQHVSDRMLTRMGRPYRGAQVRRLLDRLRETAPDIVLRSTFLVGFPGETEEDFGQLLRFLEEYRLDRAGFFPFYPEPEAPAAAFPDQIPGDVKERRLRAAERAQQVVAVRANRRLVGREVDVLVEARGKARTLEPGRDGRAGSLPVAVGRWWGQAPEADGQVHVLGCDTPPGRFVFARVVKVRGYDLVAVPSRTPTHLA, from the coding sequence ATGGATGAGTCACAGGGTCGGCTGCGGGTGTGCGTTGTCTCGCTGGGTTGTGCCAAGAACCTGGTCGACTCCGAGTCGATGGTAGCCCTGCTGGAGAAGGCCGGGTTCACGCTGGTAACGGACCCGGGCCGGGCGGACGCCGTGGTGGTGAACACCTGCGGTTTTATTGCCCCGGCCAGGGAAGAGTCCCTTTCCGTGATCCGGGACCTGCGCCGGAATGGCCCGGGGCGAGTGCTGGTGGCCGCGGGGTGCCTGGCCCAGCGGGCATCGGCCGACCTGGTCGGGGAGGCTGTCGATGCCGTGGTGGGCACCGGGGAGCTGGAGAGGCTGCCCGAGGTGCTGGAGCGATGCCTGCGCGCCCGTGCCGCCGCCGATGGGGTGGGCGCGGCAGCTGCGACCGGCGCTGCCGTCGTGGCTTCGACCTCCGGTGTGGCCGCCGGCGGGGTGTGGGTGGGTAGGCCGGAGGTCCCCCTCGGGTTACCCCGCCGTCTCTCCACGGGGGCGACCGCGTACCTGAAGATCGCCGAGGGGTGCGACCGGCGCTGCACCTTTTGCATCATCCCCCGTCTGCGGGGGCGCTACCGCAGCCGCCCCGTCGAGGATCTGGTGAAAGAGACCCGCGATCTGGTGGAGCGGGGCGCCTGCGAGCTGGTGCTGGTGGCCGAGGACACCTCCCGGTACGGCCGGGATATCTACGGCCGGGCTGCCCTTCCCCGTCTGCTGGAGGAACTGGCGGAGGTGGAGGGGGTGGCCTGGATTCGGGTGCTCTACGCCTACCCTTCGGGTTTCCCCCTGGAGGTGGCCCGGCTGATGTCGCCAGGGGGTAAGGTGATGCCTTACCTCGACCTGCCGCTGCAGCACGTAAGCGACCGCATGCTCACCCGCATGGGCCGACCCTACCGTGGGGCGCAGGTGCGCCGGCTCCTCGACCGCCTGAGGGAGACGGCCCCCGATATCGTGCTCCGCTCCACCTTCCTGGTGGGTTTTCCCGGGGAAACAGAAGAGGACTTCGGCCAGTTGCTGCGGTTTCTGGAAGAGTACCGCCTGGACCGGGCCGGGTTCTTCCCCTTCTACCCCGAACCGGAAGCGCCGGCAGCAGCGTTCCCGGATCAGATCCCCGGCGATGTGAAGGAGCGGAGACTGCGGGCGGCAGAGCGCGCGCAGCAGGTAGTGGCGGTGCGCGCCAACCGCCGGCTGGTCGGCAGAGAAGTGGACGTGCTGGTGGAGGCTCGGGGGAAAGCGCGCACGCTGGAGCCCGGCCGCGATGGGCGGGCCGGGAGCCTCCCGGTGGCGGTGGGACGGTGGTGGGGGCAGGCTCCCGAGGCGGACGGCCAGGTGCACGTCCTCGGGTGCGACACGCCCCCAGGGCGGTTCGTGTTCGCCCGGGTGGTGAAAGTGCGCGGGTACGACCTGGTGGCAGTTCCCTCCAGAACCCCTACTCACCTCGCCTGA
- a CDS encoding AAA family ATPase: protein MRKKELLQYAALGAGAGAVAYLATRDVNLFPVVVLGGLLYFLIYSTGAGKALGRRFVLHLSEGMCPRVTFDDVGGQGSAKKELLEALELVNRPDRARRLGIRPIKGILLAGPPGTGKTLLAKAAANFTGSIFLATSGSEFIEVYAGVGAQRVRELFRRARDQARRAGKKSAVVFIDELEVLGGKRGRYSAHLEYDQTLNQLLVEMDGLSVEDEVRILLIGATNRPDLLDPALLRPGRFDRVVRVDLPDREGRLQILKVHTRGKPLAADVSLQAIARETMGFSGAHLESLANEAAILAMREGSGQVEQRHLREAIDKVMMGEKVDRKPRHQELFRVAVHEAGHAVVSELVTPGSISSLTISPRGSALGYVRQAPQDDFYLYSRSELEDQICVLLAGAVAEELVLGEPSTGAANDYDGACQAARRMVYAGLSALGAVDPDLVAGDSVQRAMSDIMTRQRQRAQELLGPRTEAVRRLAERVLERETLAGEEIRAVLGFGAHARTKPAVHRVRLVRPAPMRPAPLRPAAAIPSAVQSRPGSPGHRQAAGPARFPRGAGIRWGGQNYPAGVKKPV from the coding sequence GTGCGTAAGAAGGAACTGCTGCAGTACGCGGCGCTGGGAGCAGGGGCGGGAGCGGTGGCCTACCTGGCCACCCGGGATGTCAACCTGTTTCCGGTGGTGGTGCTGGGCGGCCTGCTCTACTTCCTCATTTACTCCACGGGTGCGGGAAAGGCGCTGGGACGCCGTTTCGTGCTGCACCTTTCCGAAGGGATGTGCCCCCGGGTGACCTTTGACGACGTGGGGGGACAGGGGTCGGCCAAGAAGGAGCTTCTGGAGGCCCTGGAACTGGTCAACCGGCCCGACCGGGCGCGACGCCTGGGCATCCGCCCCATCAAGGGTATCCTGCTGGCCGGCCCGCCCGGCACCGGCAAGACTCTGCTGGCCAAAGCCGCTGCCAACTTCACCGGCTCCATCTTCCTGGCCACCTCCGGTTCGGAGTTCATCGAGGTCTACGCCGGCGTGGGCGCCCAGCGGGTGCGGGAGCTGTTCCGGCGGGCCCGCGACCAGGCGCGCCGGGCCGGGAAGAAGAGCGCGGTGGTGTTCATCGACGAGCTGGAGGTGCTGGGAGGAAAGCGGGGCCGCTACTCCGCTCACCTGGAGTACGATCAAACCCTGAATCAGCTCCTGGTCGAAATGGATGGACTTTCCGTAGAGGACGAGGTACGCATCCTGCTCATCGGGGCCACCAACCGCCCCGACCTGCTGGACCCGGCCCTCCTGCGACCCGGTCGCTTCGACCGGGTGGTGCGCGTTGACCTGCCCGATCGCGAGGGCCGGCTCCAGATCCTCAAGGTACACACCCGGGGCAAGCCCCTGGCGGCTGACGTGAGCCTGCAGGCCATTGCCCGCGAGACCATGGGGTTTTCGGGAGCGCACCTGGAAAGCCTGGCCAATGAAGCGGCCATCCTGGCCATGCGCGAAGGTTCCGGGCAGGTGGAACAGAGGCACCTGCGGGAAGCCATCGACAAGGTGATGATGGGGGAAAAGGTGGACCGCAAGCCCCGCCACCAGGAGCTTTTCCGGGTGGCGGTGCACGAGGCCGGCCACGCGGTGGTGAGCGAGCTGGTCACCCCGGGGTCCATTTCCTCCCTCACCATCTCGCCCCGCGGCAGTGCCCTGGGGTATGTGCGGCAGGCCCCCCAGGATGACTTTTACCTCTATTCCCGCAGCGAGCTGGAGGACCAGATCTGCGTGCTCCTGGCCGGTGCGGTGGCCGAAGAGCTGGTGCTGGGCGAGCCCAGCACGGGGGCGGCCAACGACTACGACGGGGCCTGCCAGGCCGCCCGCCGCATGGTATATGCGGGCCTCTCCGCCCTGGGGGCGGTTGACCCCGACCTGGTAGCGGGCGACTCGGTGCAGCGGGCCATGTCCGACATCATGACCCGGCAGAGGCAGCGCGCCCAGGAGCTGCTGGGGCCCAGGACCGAAGCCGTCCGCCGCCTGGCGGAACGGGTACTGGAGCGCGAAACTCTGGCCGGAGAGGAGATCCGGGCCGTCCTCGGCTTCGGAGCGCACGCCCGGACCAAACCTGCCGTACACAGGGTGCGCCTGGTGCGACCCGCTCCCATGCGACCCGCTCCCCTGCGGCCCGCCGCCGCCATCCCATCGGCGGTGCAAAGCCGCCCGGGGTCCCCCGGCCATCGGCAGGCTGCCGGGCCAGCCCGGTTTCCCCGCGGAGCAGGAATCCGGTGGGGGGGACAGAATTATCCTGCCGGGGTGAAGAAGCCGGTTTGA
- a CDS encoding competence/damage-inducible protein A — protein MIAEIVAVGTEILLGDIVNTNARFLSQRLAALGVDVYYQVAVGDNRDRMAAAFRQALGRAHLVVVSGGLGPTEDDLSKEVMAQVLGRPLDFDPGVMAGIEDFFRRRGRPLTPNARKQALVPRGARVLENPVGTAPGLFLEEAGSLVVLLPGPPGELVPIWERQVEPLLRERGAGTQVILSRTIKVCAMGEAGVAHLVRDLFASANPTVAPYAKPGEVHLRVTAKAADAAAARELIAPLEDEVRRRLGWRVFGADGETLAHAAGERLAAAGLTLAVAESCTGGMLGARITSVPGSSRYFLGGIISYANEVKESQLGVSAGVIREHGAVSEQVAGAMAEGVRDRLGASLALAISGVAGPGGGRPGKPVGTVCFALARPEGTFTWSDSLRGDREEVRERACQIALTTLYRYLATGSPEGE, from the coding sequence TTGATCGCGGAAATAGTGGCTGTGGGGACGGAGATCCTGCTGGGCGACATCGTCAACACCAATGCCCGGTTCCTGAGCCAGCGCCTGGCCGCCCTGGGCGTGGACGTCTACTACCAGGTAGCGGTGGGGGACAACCGGGACCGCATGGCGGCTGCCTTCCGGCAGGCGCTGGGGCGCGCCCACCTGGTGGTGGTGAGCGGGGGACTGGGCCCTACCGAGGACGACCTGAGCAAAGAGGTGATGGCCCAGGTCCTGGGGCGGCCTCTGGATTTCGACCCGGGAGTGATGGCGGGGATCGAGGACTTCTTCCGCCGCCGGGGCAGGCCCCTGACCCCGAACGCGCGCAAGCAGGCCCTGGTCCCGCGAGGGGCGCGGGTGCTGGAGAATCCCGTGGGGACGGCCCCCGGTCTCTTCCTGGAGGAAGCGGGGAGCCTGGTGGTGCTCCTGCCCGGACCGCCCGGAGAGCTGGTTCCCATCTGGGAGCGGCAGGTGGAGCCCTTGCTGCGCGAGCGGGGAGCCGGTACGCAGGTGATCCTCAGCCGCACCATCAAGGTTTGTGCCATGGGGGAGGCGGGGGTGGCCCATCTGGTGCGGGACCTGTTCGCGTCGGCCAACCCCACGGTGGCCCCCTACGCCAAGCCGGGTGAGGTGCACCTGCGGGTGACGGCGAAAGCTGCGGACGCCGCTGCGGCCCGAGAGCTCATCGCCCCCCTGGAAGATGAGGTCCGGCGCCGCCTGGGGTGGCGCGTGTTCGGGGCCGACGGGGAGACTCTGGCTCACGCCGCCGGCGAGAGGCTGGCAGCGGCCGGTCTCACCCTGGCGGTGGCGGAGAGTTGCACGGGGGGCATGCTGGGCGCCCGTATTACCTCGGTGCCGGGATCGTCGCGCTACTTCCTGGGTGGGATCATCTCGTACGCCAACGAGGTGAAGGAGTCCCAGCTGGGGGTATCCGCCGGGGTGATCCGGGAGCACGGGGCCGTCTCCGAGCAGGTGGCGGGCGCCATGGCGGAAGGGGTGCGGGATCGCCTGGGTGCCTCCCTGGCCCTGGCCATCTCGGGAGTGGCCGGGCCGGGTGGGGGCAGGCCGGGCAAGCCGGTGGGTACGGTGTGCTTTGCTCTGGCGCGACCGGAGGGCACTTTCACCTGGTCGGATTCTCTGCGGGGTGATCGGGAAGAGGTACGCGAGCGAGCCTGCCAGATTGCCCTCACCACCCTCTATCGCTATCTGGCCACCGGCAGCCCCGAGGGGGAATAG
- the thpR gene encoding RNA 2',3'-cyclic phosphodiesterase, which produces MRLFVAVELPPSLRRALGELVRHLAESRADVKWVEEENFHLTLKFLGEVDPARLAELAEALARAAGEMKPFTFEAAGTGAFPSPGRARVVWVGVGRGAGELGRLAAAVDSQLADLGFAPESRPFSPHLTVGRVRSPRGATDLARALEQASFPAREVAVEEIVLFQSALGRSGPVYTPLGRHRLG; this is translated from the coding sequence TTGCGGCTTTTCGTGGCGGTGGAGTTGCCCCCTTCTTTGCGGCGCGCTCTGGGCGAACTGGTGCGCCACCTGGCGGAATCCCGGGCCGACGTCAAGTGGGTGGAGGAAGAGAACTTCCACCTCACCCTCAAGTTCCTGGGAGAGGTGGACCCGGCCCGCCTTGCCGAGCTGGCGGAGGCCTTGGCCCGGGCGGCCGGGGAAATGAAGCCATTCACCTTCGAGGCTGCCGGCACAGGCGCGTTCCCGTCCCCCGGGCGAGCGCGGGTGGTGTGGGTGGGGGTGGGCCGCGGGGCAGGAGAGCTGGGCCGGCTGGCTGCCGCAGTAGACTCCCAGCTCGCGGACCTGGGTTTTGCCCCCGAGAGCAGGCCCTTTTCGCCCCACCTCACCGTGGGCCGGGTGCGCTCACCCCGCGGGGCGACCGACCTGGCCAGAGCGCTCGAGCAGGCTTCCTTCCCCGCCCGGGAGGTTGCCGTGGAAGAAATCGTGCTGTTCCAGAGCGCGCTCGGGCGCTCCGGTCCGGTATACACTCCCCTGGGGCGCCACCGGCTGGGCTAG
- the recA gene encoding recombinase RecA has product MDREKALEMALSQIERQFGKGSVMRLGEASARMQVDVIPTGSLALDIALGIGGIPRGRVVEIYGPEASGKTTVALHIISETQRMGGVAAFIDAEHALDPVYARRVGVDVDNLLISQPDTGEQALEIAEALVRSGAVDVVVVDSVAALVPRAELEGEMGDSHVGLQARLMSQALRKLAGAISKTRCVAVFINQLREKVGVMFGNPEVTPGGRALKFYASIRLEVRKQESIKHGTEVVGSRTRVKVVKNKLAPPFRQADFDIIYGEGISREGSILDVGVDMGVLQKVGTWYAFGDVRLGQGRENARDYLRSHPETATEVERKAREALSLGAVKTAAASDDEA; this is encoded by the coding sequence ATGGATAGAGAAAAGGCCCTGGAGATGGCCCTTTCCCAGATCGAAAGGCAGTTCGGGAAAGGGTCCGTCATGCGTTTGGGAGAGGCGTCGGCCCGCATGCAGGTGGACGTGATCCCCACCGGATCCCTCGCCCTGGACATCGCCCTGGGGATCGGGGGGATCCCACGAGGGCGGGTGGTGGAGATTTACGGCCCGGAGGCGTCGGGCAAGACCACCGTGGCGCTCCACATCATCAGCGAAACCCAGAGGATGGGGGGAGTGGCCGCCTTCATCGACGCCGAGCACGCCCTGGATCCGGTGTACGCCCGCCGGGTGGGGGTGGACGTGGACAACCTCCTCATCTCCCAGCCGGACACCGGTGAGCAGGCCCTGGAGATCGCCGAGGCGCTGGTGCGCAGCGGTGCCGTCGACGTGGTGGTGGTGGACTCGGTGGCGGCTCTGGTGCCGCGGGCGGAGCTGGAAGGTGAGATGGGCGATTCGCACGTGGGTCTGCAGGCCCGGCTCATGTCCCAGGCCCTGCGCAAGCTGGCCGGCGCCATCTCGAAAACCCGCTGCGTGGCCGTCTTCATCAACCAGTTGCGCGAGAAAGTGGGGGTAATGTTCGGGAATCCCGAGGTGACCCCCGGGGGCCGGGCCCTCAAGTTCTATGCCTCCATTCGCCTGGAGGTGCGCAAGCAGGAGTCCATCAAGCACGGGACGGAAGTGGTGGGCTCGCGCACCCGCGTCAAGGTGGTGAAGAACAAGCTCGCTCCCCCCTTCCGGCAGGCCGACTTCGACATCATCTACGGCGAGGGGATCTCGCGCGAGGGCAGCATCCTGGACGTGGGCGTGGATATGGGCGTTCTACAGAAGGTGGGTACCTGGTACGCCTTCGGTGACGTGCGCCTGGGACAGGGTAGGGAGAACGCCCGTGACTACCTTCGCTCCCACCCGGAGACGGCGACGGAGGTAGAGCGCAAGGCGCGGGAAGCCCTCAGCCTGGGCGCGGTGAAGACGGCAGCCGCCAGTGATGACGAGGCCTGA
- a CDS encoding regulatory protein RecX, translating into MTRPDRAARRGAGGGSQIDAAREYALRLLERPRTEYQVRMALARRGFDGAVQDEVVGRLRGLGLLDDVAYARAYIEETLVRRPMGRRALAVALARRGVSREHVRLALAQVEESMRMDVGADAGPAGREGEPDAGAAGPEGEPGDLEEVAARRAGQAWLRRNRHRPDACRLQGYLMRRGFGRELAVRTVRELLGEESDDAFPGGG; encoded by the coding sequence ATGACGAGGCCTGACCGCGCCGCCCGCAGGGGAGCGGGCGGGGGCTCGCAGATCGATGCCGCGCGGGAGTACGCCTTGCGGCTGCTCGAGCGTCCCCGCACCGAGTACCAGGTCAGGATGGCCCTGGCCCGGCGGGGATTCGACGGGGCCGTACAGGACGAGGTGGTGGGCCGCCTGCGGGGGCTGGGACTGCTGGATGATGTGGCGTACGCTCGGGCCTACATAGAAGAGACGCTGGTACGTCGGCCCATGGGCAGGAGGGCCCTGGCGGTCGCCCTGGCCCGGCGCGGGGTGAGCAGGGAACACGTCCGGCTGGCCCTCGCCCAGGTGGAGGAGAGCATGAGGATGGATGTGGGGGCGGATGCGGGTCCCGCGGGCCGCGAGGGGGAGCCGGACGCAGGTGCCGCGGGCCCGGAGGGGGAGCCGGGAGACCTGGAAGAGGTGGCTGCCCGGCGGGCGGGACAGGCCTGGTTGCGGCGCAACCGGCACCGTCCCGACGCCTGCCGCCTGCAGGGCTACCTCATGAGGCGCGGGTTCGGTAGGGAGCTGGCGGTGCGCACGGTGAGAGAACTGCTGGGCGAGGAGAGTGACGATGCGTTTCCTGGTGGTGGCTGA